From a single Desulfobacteraceae bacterium genomic region:
- a CDS encoding SIS domain-containing protein has protein sequence MVAQQAADVIKIEAEGLLRLAERIDESFARMVAAICSASGRVIVAGIGKSGLVGRKIVATLNSTGTRSLFLHPVEAMHGDLGIVSRDDVFLALSNSGETEELNMLVPIIRDIGCTVIALT, from the coding sequence ATGGTTGCCCAACAAGCGGCTGACGTCATCAAAATCGAGGCCGAAGGGCTTCTCAGGCTGGCCGAAAGGATCGACGAGAGTTTCGCGCGCATGGTGGCGGCCATTTGCAGTGCCAGTGGCCGGGTGATCGTCGCCGGGATCGGCAAATCCGGACTGGTGGGGCGCAAGATCGTGGCCACCCTCAACAGCACCGGTACCCGCTCACTTTTCCTGCACCCTGTGGAGGCCATGCACGGCGACCTCGGGATCGTCAGCCGCGACGACGTGTTCCTGGCGCTTTCCAACAGCGGCGAGACCGAAGAGCTCAACATGCTGGTGCCCATCATCCGCGACATCGGCTGCACCGTGATCGCCCTGACG